The Rosa rugosa chromosome 3, drRosRugo1.1, whole genome shotgun sequence sequence CCCTTGGAACTTCATTTGGCTTCGGTTGTTGACTTTGTACCTTCTCGACCTGTATAGCAATTTTCCTTTTCTGGCCATTGCTGGATACACCATCTGCTAGCTCCTCTTTCGGTTTATAGTGCTTCTTTGTGATTGGAGCTGTACTACTATTTTTCTGGCCTTGCACATTTTCATTTACAGTAACTTTTTGTTTTGATCCACTGCTCGGAATACTCTTTCCTGGCTCCTTATTTGGTTGATTGGATGTTTTTGCAGTTGAAGCTGGGGCAATCTTGGACACAAATGCCTGGTTCCCTGCTTTCAGTGCCTCATATGCTGCCTTGTGTTTTCTCCCTTGCAGGTGGGAATTCAAATTTCTTTCACATGTAGTTACCTGAGACAGAGCACAAGTCCACTCTTTCTGGACTTCTTTAGGAGGCTCTGGATCTTCTATAACTGTTCCAACCTCAACCGGCTTTTCATATATTTCCATGGCTGCAACAGTAATGCTTTCAGGCCAAGTGAGCTTCGGCTCTGCCTCATTCTTTATCTTCAAGACCTCGTATGTAGCCTTGTGTTTATTATCATCGAGAGGGGAATTAAAAGTTGCATCAGTTTGAGTTGGTAGCGGACTGACTGTGGTCCACTCCTTCTGGACTTTCTTTGGAGGTGGAGTATTCAGAATTTCTCTGTCGGCTGCAGCCTCAATGGCTTTTTCATTCATCTTCCTAGAAGAAAATTTATCTTCATTCACAGTGAGATTAGGCTCTGCCTGACTAACCTACAAATGCAATGAAACGAGGTTCAAAaggattcttttgtttttttt is a genomic window containing:
- the LOC133738348 gene encoding uncharacterized protein LOC133738348 isoform X1 — encoded protein: MGLLGLVGFALQCFDVLAWPVFALVYPLYSSIKAIETNSITDTHKINTYWVIFSLILLFEHAFMKLLEWFLLWPYIRLLIVFFLVMPHFDGALYVYKHLICPCLSINPQIVIYLFNKRKESLARDNFLSEVERYVKENGPEGLEKFIACKSTRTNLNVKEFNAVSSMDNEASKSIKPNGGQKDIKAVQVMMKKKETTASQVSQAEPNLTVNEDKFSSRKMNEKAIEAAADREILNTPPPKKVQKEWTTVSPLPTQTDATFNSPLDDNKHKATYEVLKIKNEAEPKLTWPESITVAAMEIYEKPVEVGTVIEDPEPPKEVQKEWTCALSQVTTCERNLNSHLQGRKHKAAYEALKAGNQAFVSKIAPASTAKTSNQPNKEPGKSIPSSGSKQKVTVNENVQGQKNSSTAPITKKHYKPKEELADGVSSNGQKRKIAIQVEKVQSQQPKPNEVPRVKSCPWRCEICSVSCSDEIDLLSHLNGKKHKENVQEQQEYLIRVGEFDIYW
- the LOC133738348 gene encoding uncharacterized protein LOC133738348 isoform X2, with product MGLLGLVGFALQCFDVLAWPVFALVYPLYSSIKAIETNSITDTHKINTYWVIFSLILLFEHAFMKLLEWFLLWPYIRLLIVFFLVMPHFDGALYVYKHLICPCLSINPQIVIYLFNKRKESLARDNFLSEVERYVKENGPEGLEKFIACKSTRTNLNVKEFNAVSSMDNEASKSIKPNGGQKDIKAVQVSQAEPNLTVNEDKFSSRKMNEKAIEAAADREILNTPPPKKVQKEWTTVSPLPTQTDATFNSPLDDNKHKATYEVLKIKNEAEPKLTWPESITVAAMEIYEKPVEVGTVIEDPEPPKEVQKEWTCALSQVTTCERNLNSHLQGRKHKAAYEALKAGNQAFVSKIAPASTAKTSNQPNKEPGKSIPSSGSKQKVTVNENVQGQKNSSTAPITKKHYKPKEELADGVSSNGQKRKIAIQVEKVQSQQPKPNEVPRVKSCPWRCEICSVSCSDEIDLLSHLNGKKHKENVQEQQEYLIRVGEFDIYW
- the LOC133738348 gene encoding uncharacterized protein LOC133738348 isoform X4, whose protein sequence is MGLLGLVGFALQCFDVLAWPVFALVYPLYSSIKAIETNSITDTHKINTYWVIFSLILLFEHAFMKLLEWFLLWPYIRLLIVFFLVMPHFDGALYVYKHLICPCLSINPQIVIYLFNKRKESLARDNFLSEVERYVKENGPEGLEKFIACKSKSIKPNGGQKDIKAVQVSQAEPNLTVNEDKFSSRKMNEKAIEAAADREILNTPPPKKVQKEWTTVSPLPTQTDATFNSPLDDNKHKATYEVLKIKNEAEPKLTWPESITVAAMEIYEKPVEVGTVIEDPEPPKEVQKEWTCALSQVTTCERNLNSHLQGRKHKAAYEALKAGNQAFVSKIAPASTAKTSNQPNKEPGKSIPSSGSKQKVTVNENVQGQKNSSTAPITKKHYKPKEELADGVSSNGQKRKIAIQVEKVQSQQPKPNEVPRVKSCPWRCEICSVSCSDEIDLLSHLNGKKHKENVQEQQEYLIRVGEFDIYW
- the LOC133738348 gene encoding uncharacterized protein LOC133738348 isoform X3; its protein translation is MGLLGLVGFALQCFDVLAWPVFALVYPLYSSIKAIETNSITDTHKINTYWVIFSLILLFEHAFMKLLEWFLLWPYIRLLIVFFLVMPHFDGALYVYKHLICPCLSINPQIVIYLFNKRKESLARDNFLSEVERYVKENGPEGLEKFIACKSKSIKPNGGQKDIKAVQVMMKKKETTASQVSQAEPNLTVNEDKFSSRKMNEKAIEAAADREILNTPPPKKVQKEWTTVSPLPTQTDATFNSPLDDNKHKATYEVLKIKNEAEPKLTWPESITVAAMEIYEKPVEVGTVIEDPEPPKEVQKEWTCALSQVTTCERNLNSHLQGRKHKAAYEALKAGNQAFVSKIAPASTAKTSNQPNKEPGKSIPSSGSKQKVTVNENVQGQKNSSTAPITKKHYKPKEELADGVSSNGQKRKIAIQVEKVQSQQPKPNEVPRVKSCPWRCEICSVSCSDEIDLLSHLNGKKHKENVQEQQEYLIRVGEFDIYW